The region ctctctcctcctccccctccccccccctctctcttctctccctctctctctctctctctctctctctctctctctctctctctctctctctctctctcttcccccttctctctctctccccctctcccctctctctcccctctctccctctcccccccctctctccccctctcttctctctcccatctctcccctctctctccgctctctctcctccccctctctctccccctctctctcccctccctctctccctcccctctccccccccccccctctctcctcctcccctctctcctccccctctctctcccaccctctctctcccctaccccccctcccctctctccccctctctccccccccctcccctctccgccctctccctctctctccccccctctctctctctctctctccccctctgtctccctctctctctctccccctctctccccccctcccctccctccctctctctccctccctctctcccccctctctctctcccccctccccctctcttccccctctctcccccctctctctctctatcccccctctctcaccctctctctcccctccatcccccccacttctctccccctctctccccctccccccctctccttctctcccctctctcctcccctctccccttcctctctctctcccctctctctctcccccctcttctctctcccccttctctctctctctctctctctctctccctctctcacccctctctctctctctctcactcccctctctctcccccctctccccctctcccctctctcctctctcgcccctcccctctcacccctctctcctctctccctctctctctctccccctctctcttcatctttccctctctctctcctctctctctcctctctctctcctctctctctcctctctctctcctctctctctccatctctctctctctctctctctctctctctctctctcccccccccccccccccccagggcaaTGTTCCAGTTGGCCGCTcgcctgtgcccgagtctccccccgacccccgacgactctgattctctgcttctccccccagtctccgtcaccctggatgtggaaacagcgcatgcgcgactcgaggtgtctgaggatgggAAGCGGGTGAAACTGACCGGGACCGAGAggcgtctccctgacaccgggaagaggtttacagacagggcgtgtgtgctgggatcggagggattcacatcggggagacattactgggaggtggaggtggcggggagtcggcgctggggtctgggagtcgccgcagagtctgtggagaggaagggagagatcaCACtgtccccggagactggagtctggatcaTCGGGCGGGTGGATGACGTGTTTAATGCACTCACCTCCCCtcaatcccctctccccgcccgtcccatccccgggagggtgggagtttatctcagttacgagtccgggacagtttcattttacgacgcggacaccaagtcccatctccacaccttcactgggaataaattcacggagaaactttatcctttcttctggtCTTGGGATGAAAACCAGTGGCTGAGAAtcagctccggttccgctccgggtgtgtaaaagggtcgggtcccgggaccggcgtcaggagcggggctcaggggctgtggggcagaaacccggtggacaacaggtcggcgctgaacgaacggctcccatttaatccccaaattccacgtcgtgaaacaaaccccagtgagtgagcgcggaaataaaaccagggggatgtaaatgtgggaagagtgaaataaacagcaactgaaatcagagctgtctgtctgtctgtctgtcgatccgttcattttaacgcgttaaccgcgtccggcaacggaacagaaattacttttgtgaaaatataaagattgaaacaatctcccttcccgcgggttcagcagctgccgcgggcggcgggtcctgagctccgggcttcCCCGGGTTCTAAAGTCCGTCAACTTAGTGTCTACATTATGTTTGAGGCTTTTCCACTTTCAACACCAGATACATTTTCCTTGGAACGGATGTTTCAGAGAATGGGTGCGTTAGAAATTCCAGATTCCAGGTGAAAGCCCGCAGGGATCAGGCTCCGCCTTCCTGTCTGTAGGATAAGTGGAGCATTGCTAATTCCACTCGCAGCCAGACCGCTCcatcgcctctctctctctctctctctcggctaCATCATGTCTGTGTCTGTGATGCTTCCTGCTCTCGTTCACCACTTTAATGTCTCATCTTCCTCACTGCCAGTTTCCAACCGGCTCCCACTTTCACCACTTGAGCTCcga is a window of Amblyraja radiata isolate CabotCenter1 unplaced genomic scaffold, sAmbRad1.1.pri scaffold_433_ctg1, whole genome shotgun sequence DNA encoding:
- the LOC116969944 gene encoding zinc-binding protein A33-like; its protein translation is MEEQQKQKISQVREQSQSLKSHVTSQFAELHQILVKKEQRILGEIKEDEEKILSQMEKNLQDIQENLNSIEEELSNLQGRMEQTDIVLFLKEEAGRKSRISDESRTLSLRDGAILDERFDHPFWLNAVMRDIFVANHQVSVTLDVETAHARLEVSEDGKRVKLTGTERRLPDTGKRFTDRACVLGSEGFTSGRHYWEVEVAGSRRWGLGVAAESVERKGEITLSPETGVWIIGRVDDVFNALTSPQSPLPARPIPGRVGVYLSYESGTVSFYDADTKSHLHTFTGNKFTEKLYPFFWSWDENQWLRISSGSAPGV